The Thermodesulfobacteriota bacterium genome contains the following window.
GACAAGCGGCAACGTATATGTGGTAGACCCCTACAACAACAGGGTCCAGAAGTTCGACTCTTCCGGGGTCTTTCTTGGAAAGTGGGGTGGCTGGGGCACGGGCGACGGGCAGCTCCGTTATCCCTGGGGCATAGCCGTCGACTCCGGCGGCAACGTATATGTGGCGGACTACTATAACAGCAGGGTACAGAAGTTTAACTCCTCCGGGACCTTCATAACCAAGTGGGGCAGCCGGGGTTACGGCGACGGGCAGTTCAGCAATCCCATGGGCATAGCCGTCGACTCCGGCGACAACGTATATGTAATAGACTACAGCAGGGTCCAGAAGTTCAACTCCTCCGGGGGCTACATTACACAGTGGGGCAGATACGGCACGGGCAACGGACAGTTCCGTCATCACAGGGGCATAGCCGTTGACTCAAGCGGCAACGTCTATGTGGCGGACACCGAGAACCACAGGGTCCAGAAGTTCGACTCCTCCGGGGGCTACATTACACAGTGGGGCAGCTACGCCTCGGGCAACGGGCAGTTCCGTCATCCCTGGGGCATAGCCGTTGACGCGACAACCGGCAACGTATATGTGGCGGACACTGGTAACAGCCGGGTCCAGAAGTTCGACTCCTCCGGGGGCTACCTTGCAAAGTGGGGTGGCTGGGGCACCGGCGATGGAGAGTTCAGCTATCTATGGGACTCGGCCACGGACTCAAGCGGCAACGTATATGTGGCGGACACCTATAACCACAGGGTTCAGAAGTTCGATTCCTCCGGGGGCTACATTACACAGTGGGGCAGCCGGGGCTCGGGCGACGGACAGTTCTGGAATCCCAAGGGAATAGCGGTTGACTTGACAACCGACAACGTATATGTGTCGGACACCAATAACAACAGGATCCAGAAGTTCGACTCCTCCGGGGGCTACATTACACAGTGGGGCAGCTACGGCTCGGGCAACGGACAGTTCATATATCCCCACGGCATAGCCGTTGACTCCGGCGGCAACGTATATGTGACGGAAGCGTCCTACTCTAACCACAGGGTACAAAAGTTCAACTCCTCCGGGGCCTTCATAATCAAATGGGGCATCCGGGGCTCGGGCAACGGGCAGTTCTACTATCCTATGGGCATAGCAGTTGACGCGACAACCGACAACGTATATGTGGCTGACACCTATAGGCACAGGGTACAGCTCTTCGACTCCTCCGGGGGCTATATTACACAGTGGGGCGGCTACGGCTCGGGCAACGGGGAGTTCATATATCCCCACGGCATAGCCGCTGACTCTGGCGGCAACGTATATGTGACGGACCGGAACCACAGGGTCCAGCTCTTCGACTCCTCCGGGGGCTACATTACACAGTGGGGTAGCCATGGCACGCTCAACGGGGAGTTCTGGGGTCCCTTGGGAGTACATGCGGACTCTAATGGAAAGGTATATGTGGCGGATAGCGGCATCCGTGTACAGGTATTTGAAGGGGTGGCGGTGGACACGGACGGCGACGGCGTCCTTGACGACGCTGACAACTGTCCGCTAACACCTAATGTTGACCAGGCCGATATGGACAATGACGGCATAGGGGACGTCTGCGACGACAGCGACGGCGACGGTTTTTTTGACAGCGTTGACGCCTGCCCCTATGAAGATTCCACCGGCTTTGACGTGGACGGCGACGGGTGCATAGACTCGATCAGCGGCATGGGCGAGACGGTCGATACGCTTCTTGCCAGCGGGGCCATTGACTCGACCATGGCCACGAGCATCCTGCAGAAGATAGCCAACGCCGAGGCGTCGGCTGACA
Protein-coding sequences here:
- a CDS encoding 6-bladed beta-propeller codes for the protein MKRYASHLIFALLTVVFALAAPGAPSAATGDYLFTIGEKNPMASPTDVAFDSVGNAYVLEKYTYSVKKIDPSGNVLIKWGSRGSGDGQFQYPIGIAVDSTSGNVYVVDPYNNRVQKFDSSGVFLGKWGGWGTGDGQLRYPWGIAVDSGGNVYVADYYNSRVQKFNSSGTFITKWGSRGYGDGQFSNPMGIAVDSGDNVYVIDYSRVQKFNSSGGYITQWGRYGTGNGQFRHHRGIAVDSSGNVYVADTENHRVQKFDSSGGYITQWGSYASGNGQFRHPWGIAVDATTGNVYVADTGNSRVQKFDSSGGYLAKWGGWGTGDGEFSYLWDSATDSSGNVYVADTYNHRVQKFDSSGGYITQWGSRGSGDGQFWNPKGIAVDLTTDNVYVSDTNNNRIQKFDSSGGYITQWGSYGSGNGQFIYPHGIAVDSGGNVYVTEASYSNHRVQKFNSSGAFIIKWGIRGSGNGQFYYPMGIAVDATTDNVYVADTYRHRVQLFDSSGGYITQWGGYGSGNGEFIYPHGIAADSGGNVYVTDRNHRVQLFDSSGGYITQWGSHGTLNGEFWGPLGVHADSNGKVYVADSGIRVQVFEGVAVDTDGDGVLDDADNCPLTPNVDQADMDNDGIGDVCDDSDGDGFFDSVDACPYEDSTGFDVDGDGCIDSISGMGETVDTLLASGAIDSTMATSILQKIANAEASADKDNICAAVNQLTAFINQVNAQRGNKISDEAADEVIAYAESVIAYLLSQLPEGESC